GCCGAGATGGGCATGCCGCCGCCCAGGCCCTTGGCCAAAGTCATCAGGTCCGGGACCACGCCCGACTGCGCGCAGGCGAACAGCCCGCCCGCGCGGCCGAAGCCCGTCTGCACCTCGTCGGCGATGAACACGACCTTATGCTCCGTGCAGAAGTCCCGCAGCCTGCGCAAAAAAGGCGCGGGCGCGGGCACGAAGCCCCCCTCGCCCAGGACCGGCTCTATGATGAGGGCGGCGACCTGGTCCGGCCCCACGCCGCGCACCACGGCCTCGAAAGCGGCGAAGCACTCCGCCGAGACCCGCTCCGGGTCGTCGGTCGAGGGCCAGCGGTAGCAGTAAGGGAAGGGGGCCCGCACCACGCCCGGGTTGAACGGCCCGAAGCCCAGCTTGTAGGGCTTCTCCTTGGCGGTCAAGGTCATGGCCATGTAGGTCCGGCCGTGGAAGCCGTGTTCGAAGCAGACTACCGTGGGCCGGCCCGTGGCCGCGCGCGCGATCTTGACCGCGTTCTCCACGGCCTCGGCCCCGCTGTTGGCCAAAAAGGACTTCTTGGGGAAGTCCCCGGGGGCCAGGCGGTTCAGGGCCGCGCAGAGCCGCACGTAGCCCTCGTAGGGCGTGACGTGGAAGCAGGCGTGCAGGAAGTCCCGGCTCTGCCCCCGCACGGCCTCGGCCACGGGCGCGGCCAGGTGGCCCGCGTTGAGGACGGCCAGGCCTGCCGCGAAATCGATGAAGCGGTTGCCGTCCACGTCCTCCAGGACCGCGCCCTCGCCCCGCGCGATGAACACGGGCGTCACATGGAAAGGGCCGCGCGCCACCGCGGCCTGGCGCTCGGCCATCAGGGCCCGGCTGCGCGGGCCCGGCACCTCGGTCTTCAAGCGGATGGTCAAGTTCGCACCTCGACCGGCATGATACCAAACGCATAGGCCCAGGCATAGCCCGAAAGGCCCACCCGCGTCTGGGCCTTTCGGGATTCTTTTGTGCTAGAATATTTCCAGTGTGTCGGGCCTCGCGGAGGCCCCGGAGGAAACAAGAGGAATGAAAGTGAATGGCGTTGTGGCATCCCTGGCGGCGGCGGCCTTCGGGCTGACGCTGGCCACCCCCCCAGCCGCAAGAGCCGAGTCATCGGGCCTCAACTTCGATCAAGGCGTCAGCGCGTCCGATATCCTCAAGCAGGCCAAGGCGCAGACCGCGCAGGACAAGTCCGTCATCGCT
This Elusimicrobiota bacterium DNA region includes the following protein-coding sequences:
- the gabT gene encoding 4-aminobutyrate--2-oxoglutarate transaminase; the encoded protein is MAERQAAVARGPFHVTPVFIARGEGAVLEDVDGNRFIDFAAGLAVLNAGHLAAPVAEAVRGQSRDFLHACFHVTPYEGYVRLCAALNRLAPGDFPKKSFLANSGAEAVENAVKIARAATGRPTVVCFEHGFHGRTYMAMTLTAKEKPYKLGFGPFNPGVVRAPFPYCYRWPSTDDPERVSAECFAAFEAVVRGVGPDQVAALIIEPVLGEGGFVPAPAPFLRRLRDFCTEHKVVFIADEVQTGFGRAGGLFACAQSGVVPDLMTLAKGLGGGMPISAVVGRAELMDAPGVGAIGGTFGGNPVSCAAALAVLELFEKGDLPGRARALAEDLPKRLAAFRRFPGVGDVRGLGALQALELVKDRRTKEPDQEAVAAVIRHSYERGLILMSAGTYGNVIRLLMPLVITDGQLEEGLAVLESGLERFAA